One genomic window of Halorubrum hochsteinianum includes the following:
- a CDS encoding aconitate hydratase has product MEQTITEKILDDHLVEGELTPGEEIGIEIDQVLTQDTTGTMVWLQFEALEMDEVQTELAAQYCDHQTYQFDFKNTDDHRFLRSAAGTYGAYFSRPGNGICHQVHKENFAAPGKTLLGSDSHTPTPGGLGQLAIGAGGLDIAVAMGGGPYYVEMPEVVNVHLEGELPEWATAKDIALHLLGELTVKGGVGKIFEYTGPGAEKLSIPERTTITNLGTELGATSSIFATDEKTKDWLARQDREEEYVDLQPDDDAEYAETVEVDLSELEPLVAAPSMPDNVAPVSEYEGTDVEQVIVGSCTNGAYEDILPSAKMLEDREVAKQTEMIVAPGSKQASEMLAREGWTAEMMAAGVNFSEATCGACIGIGHVPASDSVSLRTFNRNFEGRSGIEDDSVFLCSPEVATAAAITGEIVDPRDLADELGDLEAPGLEMGTKYGPGMGQDDSDIISPDEAIDDGLVKGPNIGDVPLKDGIDVDGGEALLKMEDNITTDHIIPATADILKFRSNIEKLSEFTLSRVDDTFAERALAADGGVLVAGENYGQGSSREHAALCPMYLGIEAVFAQSFARIHKANLFNFGIVPLAIDEETYERIDQGDDLAIVDDVPAGVRSGQEEFTVSVNGEWEFTADLDASERERDILAAGGKLSWVKQQHADDGSGAAPADD; this is encoded by the coding sequence AGGGCGAGTTGACGCCCGGCGAGGAGATCGGCATCGAGATCGACCAGGTGCTGACGCAGGACACGACGGGGACGATGGTGTGGCTCCAGTTCGAGGCGCTGGAGATGGACGAGGTCCAGACGGAGCTGGCCGCGCAGTACTGCGACCACCAGACGTACCAGTTCGACTTCAAGAACACCGACGACCACCGGTTCCTCCGCTCGGCGGCGGGCACGTACGGCGCGTACTTCTCCCGCCCCGGCAACGGGATCTGCCACCAGGTCCACAAGGAGAACTTCGCAGCGCCCGGCAAGACGCTGCTCGGCTCCGACTCGCACACGCCGACGCCCGGCGGGCTCGGCCAGCTCGCGATCGGCGCGGGCGGCCTCGACATCGCCGTCGCGATGGGCGGCGGCCCCTACTACGTCGAGATGCCTGAGGTCGTCAACGTCCACCTCGAAGGCGAGCTCCCCGAGTGGGCGACCGCCAAGGACATCGCGCTTCACCTCCTCGGCGAGCTGACCGTCAAGGGCGGCGTGGGCAAGATCTTCGAGTACACCGGACCGGGAGCCGAGAAGCTCTCGATCCCCGAGCGCACCACGATCACGAACCTCGGCACCGAGCTGGGCGCGACCTCCTCGATCTTCGCGACCGACGAGAAGACGAAAGACTGGCTCGCGCGCCAGGACCGCGAGGAGGAGTACGTCGACCTCCAGCCCGACGACGACGCGGAGTACGCCGAGACGGTCGAGGTCGACTTAAGCGAGCTCGAACCGCTCGTGGCCGCGCCCTCGATGCCCGACAACGTCGCCCCCGTCAGCGAGTACGAGGGAACTGACGTCGAGCAGGTCATCGTCGGCTCCTGTACCAACGGTGCCTACGAGGACATCCTCCCCAGCGCGAAGATGCTGGAGGACCGCGAGGTCGCCAAGCAGACCGAGATGATCGTCGCGCCCGGCTCGAAGCAGGCGTCCGAGATGCTGGCCCGCGAGGGCTGGACCGCGGAGATGATGGCGGCCGGCGTCAACTTCTCCGAGGCGACCTGCGGCGCGTGTATCGGCATCGGTCACGTGCCCGCCTCCGACTCCGTCTCGCTGCGCACCTTCAACCGCAACTTCGAGGGTCGCTCCGGCATCGAGGACGACTCCGTCTTCCTCTGCTCGCCCGAGGTCGCCACCGCGGCGGCCATCACCGGCGAGATCGTCGACCCCCGCGACCTCGCGGACGAGCTCGGCGACCTCGAGGCCCCCGGCCTGGAGATGGGGACGAAGTACGGGCCCGGCATGGGGCAGGACGACTCCGACATCATCTCGCCCGACGAGGCGATCGACGACGGGCTCGTCAAGGGCCCGAACATCGGGGACGTGCCGCTGAAAGACGGGATCGACGTGGACGGCGGTGAGGCCCTCCTCAAGATGGAGGACAACATCACCACCGACCACATCATCCCGGCGACGGCGGACATCCTGAAGTTCCGCTCGAACATCGAGAAGCTCTCCGAGTTCACGCTCTCGCGCGTCGACGACACGTTCGCCGAGCGCGCGCTCGCCGCCGACGGCGGCGTCCTCGTGGCCGGCGAGAACTACGGGCAGGGCTCCTCGCGGGAACACGCCGCCCTCTGTCCGATGTACCTCGGCATCGAGGCGGTGTTCGCGCAGAGCTTCGCCCGCATCCACAAGGCGAACCTGTTCAACTTCGGGATCGTCCCGCTGGCGATCGACGAGGAGACGTACGAGCGGATCGACCAGGGCGACGACCTCGCGATCGTCGACGACGTGCCCGCGGGCGTCCGCTCCGGGCAGGAGGAGTTCACCGTGAGCGTCAACGGCGAGTGGGAGTTCACCGCCGACCTCGACGCCTCCGAGCGCGAGCGCGACATCCTCGCGGCCGGCGGCAAGCTCTCGTGGGTCAAACAGCAGCACGCGGACGACGGCTCCGGCGCGGCACCGGCCGACGACTGA